Proteins encoded together in one Coffea arabica cultivar ET-39 chromosome 2c, Coffea Arabica ET-39 HiFi, whole genome shotgun sequence window:
- the LOC113726071 gene encoding uncharacterized protein — MGVDYYKILQVDKSAKDEDLKKAYRKLAMKWHPDKNPNNKKEAEAKFKQISEAYEVLSDPEKRAIYDQYGEEGLKGQVPPPGAGGPGRATFFQTGDGPNVFRFNPRNANDIFDEFFGFSTPFGGMGGAGGMNGGGTRFPSSMFGDDIFSSFGEGRTMNSVPWKAPPIEQNLPCSLEELSKGTTKKMKISREIADASGKTLPVQEILTIDIKPGWKKGTKITFPEKGNEQPNVIPSDLVFIIDEKPHSVFKRDGNDLVVTQKISLAEALTGCTVHLTTLDGRKLTVPINAPIHPDYEEVVPREGMPIPKEPSKRGNLRIKFNIKFPTGLTAEQKSGIKKLLSP; from the exons ATGGGTGTGGACTATTACAAAATCTTGCAGGTGGATAAAAGTGCGAAGGATGAAGATTTAAAGAAAGCTTATAGAAAGCTGGCGATGAAATGGCATCCTGACAAGAACCCCAACAACAAGAAGGAAGCTGAGGCCAAATTCAAACAGATTTCAGAAGCCTATGAG GTATTAAGCGATCCTGAAAAGAGGGCCATCTATGATCAGTATGGGGAAGAAGGCCTAAAAGGGCAAGTGCCGCCACCTGGTGCTGGTGGGCCTGGCCGGGCGACGTTCTTCCAGACTGGAGATGGACCAAATGTGTTCAGATTCAATCCCAGAAATGCGAATGatatttttgatgaatttttcgGTTTTTCGACTCCATTTGGTGGGATGGGAGGTGCTGGTGGCATGAATGGTGGTGGTACAAGGTTTCCTAGTTCAATGTTTGGAGATGATATATTTAGTTCATTTGGAGAGGGTAGAACCATGAATTCGGTTCCTTGGAAAGCACCGCCAATCGAGCAAAATTTGCCTTGCAGTCTCGAAGAGCTTTCCAAGGGAACTACCAAGAAGATGAAGATTTCAAGAGAAATAGCTGATGCAAGTGG GAAGACGTTACCAGTACAGGAGATTCTGACCATTGACATCAAGCCTGGATGGAAGAAAGGAACTAAGATTACATTTCCAGAGAAGGGGAATGAACAACCAAATGTTATTCCTTCAGATCTGGTATTCATAATTGATGAAAAACCACACAGTGTGTTCAAAAGAGATGGCAATGATCTTGTTGTCACACAGAAGATATCACTTGCTGAAGCATTAACGGGGTGCACAGTCCATCTTACGACGTTGGATGGGAGGAAATTAACTGTACCTATCAACGCTCCCATTCATCCTGATTATGAAGAAGTCGTCCCAAGAGAAGGGATGCCTATTCCAAAAGAGCCCTCAAAGAGGGGTAATCTCAGGATCAAGTTCAACATCAAGTTCCCAACCGGGTTGACGGCTGAGCAAAAGTCGGGAATCAAGAAGTTGCTTTCTCCTTGA
- the LOC113726073 gene encoding homeobox-DDT domain protein RLT1 isoform X2, translating into MDAGSDGEGNSIRNLNQSPSEGQKKPKRQMKTPFQLEVLEKTYENETYPSEATRAVLMEKLGLTDRQLQMWFCHRRLKDKKEAAGMAAMKPRSAAGSVGKRGLMDSPRDEMMIAEPGSEHLSSSGSGSSEFDNGDEMPMVPIRYFESPRTVLERRVIACVEAQLGEPLREDGPILGVEFDELPPGAFGAPIVTAEHRERYRHSYDNKPYGSYDTKQIKAVPSSHQESAEPKIRSDAYGQVAPPYLYDSPVAGPAGKTLPLMQGNGHLSRDYGLEGQASSASILSQQGRQGHLPSPPTHDAFISNNEDVMQMERKRKGDEARIEREVQAQEKRIRKELEKQDLLRRKREEQMKKEMEKQDRERKKEELRMMREQQRKEERCQREEKREMERREKFMQKELLRAERKKQKEELRREKEAARQKAAMERAAARRIAKESLELIEDERLELMELAASSKGLSSIVSLDYDTLQGLESFRESLCKFPPESVKLKKPFAVRPWIDSEDNVGKLLMVWRFCITFADVLGLWPFTLDEFIQALHDYDSRLLGEIHIALLRMIIKDIEDVVRTPSGGPGTNQYSAVNPEGGHPHIVEGAYVWGFDIRTWQKHLNPLTWPEILRQFALSAGFGPQLKKKSTERGGLNDSETKGCEDIVSALRNGSAAENAVAIMQEKGFSLQRKSRHRLTPGTVKFAAYHVLALEGSKGLNVLELADKIQKSGLRDLTTSKTPEASISVALSRDPILFERIAPSTYNVRPAYRKDPADAEAIISAAREKIQRFVNGVLTGQNAEDEERDDDSDCDVAEGPEVDDLGTPSEANKIGEGCNEAGTCSGNGKDNLSDDIAVENEFGSDGASNSDQAAEIDESRSGEPWVQGLTEGEYSELSVEERLNALVILVGIANEGNSIRVILEDRLDAANAIKKQMWTEAQLDKRRMKEEIITKFSESNYGATAMEGSQSPLGLVDNRNGEASLDLMEKDEPAGGLDNAHNHVDTLAIEKSSFTNDASFAQISNSIQQNNFTAERSRMQMKAFIGHIAEEMYVYRSLPLGSDRRRNRYWLFVASPSSHDPGSGRIFVESPDGFWRLLDSEEAFDALSTSLDMRGIRESHLHIMLQKIEVPFRERVRKNLSFNCIEGKEGMKTGDELAEVSSSPGCNSGLDSPSSTVCGMNSDSLEPSSSFKIELGRNETERENALKRYEDFQIWMWRECFNSSVLRSLTYGKNRCTPLLGTCHLCFDSYMNVECHGHSCHTTSKVGNKEGLVEQTIHEEKVKVEPLNFGGSNSSHPLRIRLIKVLLNSLEASVPHNALQSSWTGDLRKIWAAKLLNASRTDDLLQILTQFEGAIKRDYLSSSFETTEELLCYCASSKVSGYDFAHRGSVSQLPWIPQTTSAVALRLLELDTSILHGQHEKPKLPDEKKVENLIKVPSKYSNTGDTQKVPTTDSKRDKQQLKEETWDYTGNASGSSDYKQVIRGRGSGRPRGRWPKGFAGSVSESGRRSLKHGGTLTEALMQQGERSYGHKHGRGRRTVRKRRTEKKFSEETLPGRLGDRGSIRIVSGLPRHTAGAERVVNKNVGETEDNSNSTDDGVDSDDNAPETTYDFGKWDAGFTVAPHRNSEMMEMSDEEGDDSEDDNGGDEDGEGDIGINDYDSDRQGDDNVDDEGSDSLVSGDYSD; encoded by the exons ATGGATGCGGGTTCCGATGGAGAGGGTAATAGTATTAGGAATTTGAATCAGAGTCCATCCGAGGGGCAGAAGAAGCCTAAACGTCAGATGAAGACCCCTTTTCAATTGGAAGTCCTCGAGAAAACCTATGAAA ATGAGACTTACCCATCAGAGGCGACGAGAGCAGTGCTAATGGAAAAGCTGGGTTTAACAGACAGGCAGTTGCAAATGTGGTTTTGTCACAGGAGATTGAAAGACAAGAAGGAGGCAGCAGGAATGGCAGCAATGAAACCGCGATCTGCCGCTGGTTCAGTTGGGAAAAGGGGTTTGATGGACTCACCTCGGGATGAAATGATGATAGCTGAGCCCGGTAGTGAGCATTTGTCAAGTTCGGGGTCAGGATCCAGCGAATTTGATAATGGGGATGAAATGCCAATGGTGCCAATAAGATATTTTGAATCACCTAGGACTGTATTGGAGCGCAGGGTAATTGCTTGTGTAGAGGCACAATTGGGAGAACCATTACGGGAAGATGGCCCAATTCTTGGCGTGgagtttgatgaattgcctcCTGGTGCCTTTGGGGCACCCATTG TGACAGCTGAGCATCGGGAGCGGTACAGGCATTCTTATGATAACAAGCCATATGGGTCATATGACACGAAGCAAATCAAA GCTGTACCCAGTAGTCATCAAGAATCTGCTGAGCCTAAGATTAGATCTGATGCTTATGGACAAGTTGCCCCTCCTTACCTCTATGATTCACCAGTTGCTGGTCCAGCTGGCAAAACCTTGCCATTAATGCAAGGAAATGGACATTTGTCTAGGGATTATGGTCTGGAAGGTCAGGCATCAAGTGCTAGCATCTTGTCTCAGCAAGGCAGGCAGGGACATTTGCCTTCGCCTCCGACGCATGATGCCTTCATTTCAAATAATGAAGATGTTATGCAGATGGAGCGGAAGCGCAAG GGTGATGAAGCCAGAATTGAACGGGAAGTTCAAGCCCAGGAAAAAAGGATCAGGAAAGAGCTAGAGAAGCAAGATCTTTTAAGGAGAAAg AGAGAGGAACaaatgaagaaggaaatggaaaaacaagaccgtgaaagaaagaaagaagaactgAGGATGATGAGAGAGCAGCAAAGGAAGGAGGAAAGATGTCAGCGTGAAGAGAAACGTGAGATGGAACGAAGAGAGAAGTTTATGCAGAAGGAACTTTTGCGG GCTGAGAGGAAGAAGCAGAAAGAAGAGCTTCGGAGAGAGAAGGAAGCAGCAAGACAAAAAGCTGCAATGGAGAGGGCAGCAGCCCGTAGAATTGCTAAAGAGTCTCTGGAGCTAATTGAGGATGAGCGGTTAGAATTAATGGAGTTGGCTGCTAGTAGCAAAGGATTATCCTCGATAGTATCTCTTGATTATGACACGTTGCAAGGCCTTGAGTCATTCCGAG AATCTTTATGTAAATTTCCTCCTGAGTCTGTGAAATTGAAGAAGCCTTTTGCTGTTCGACCTTGGATTGATTCAGAGGACAATGTGGGGAAACTACTCATG GTTTGGAGATTCTGCATTACTTTTGCTGATGTTCTAGGACTTTGGCCCTTTACCCTTGATGAATTTATCCAGGCTTTACATGATTAT GATTCAAGGCTGCTGGGTGAGATACACATTGCTCTTTTGAGAATGATCATAAAAGATATCGAAGATGTTGTAAGAACACCGTCTGGTGGGCCTGGAACAAATCAGTATAGTGCTGTTAATCCTGAAGGCGGACATCCCCACATAGTTGAAGGG GCATATGTTTGGGGTTTTGACATACGTACTTGGCAGAAGCACTTGAATCCACTTACGtggcctgaaattttgcggCAATTTGCACTTTCAGCTGGATTTGGTCCACAACTCAAGAAAAAGAGTACAGAACGTGGGGGCTTGAATGACAGTGAG ACCAAAGGTTGTGAGGACATAGTTTCTGCTCTTCGAAATGGATCAGCAGCTGAAAATGCTGTTGCAATTATGCAAGAAAAAGGGTTTTCCCTTCAGCGCAAATCTAGGCATCGGTTAACTCCTGGAACGGTGAAATTTGCTGCTTACCATGTGCTTGCCCTTGAGGGAAGCAAGGGATTGAATGTTTTAGAGCTTGCAGACAAGATTCAG AAATCTGGACTTCGTGATCTAACAACAAGCAAGACACCGGAGGCATCTATTTCCGTTGCCCTGTCAAGGGACCCAATACTTTTTGAAAGAATTGCTCCTTCAACCTATAATGTGCGACCTGCTTATAGGAAGGACCCTGCTGATGCTGAGGCTATAATTTCAGCAGCAAGGGAGAAGATACAGAGATTTGTGAATGGTGTTTTAACCGGGCAAAACGCTGAGGATGAAGAAAGAGATGATGATTCTGATTGTGATGTGGCTGAGGGTCCAGAAGTTGATGATTTGGGTACTCCATCCGAGGCAAACAAAATTGGTGAGGGTTGCAATGAAGCTGGAACTTGCTCTGGGAATGGAAAGGATAACCTTTCGGATGACATCGCTGTAGAAAATGAATTTGGTTCTGATG GAGCAAGTAATTCTGACCAGGCAGCTGAGATTGATGAAAGTAGGTCTGGGGAGCCATGGGTTCAAGGACTTACTGAAGGAGAATACTCTGAATTATCTGTGGAGGAGCGCCTCAATGCTCTTGTTATCTTGGTTGGCATTGCAAACGAAGGGAATTCTATCCGTGTAATCCTTGAG GATCGACTGGATGCAGCCAATGCGATCAAGAAGCAGATGTGGACTGAAGCACAGTTGGATAAGAGGCGCATGAAAGAAGAGATTATAACTAAGTTTAGTGAATCTAATTATGGTGCTACTGCCATGGAGGGCAGCCAAAGCCCATTAGGTTTAGTCGATAATAGAAATGGTGAAGCATCACTAGATCTCATGGAGAAGGATGAGCCTGCTGGTGGGTTGGACAATGCTCATAATCACGTTGACACTCTTGCCATAGAAAAGAGTTCTTTCACCAATGACGCTTCTTTTGCCCAGATTAGTAACTCAATCCAGCAAAACAATTTCACAGCAGAGAGGTCACGCATGCAGATGAAAGCTTTTATTGGACATATAGCAGAAGAGATGTATGTTTACAGGTCCCTACCTCTTGGCTCAGATAGAAGGCGTAACCGTTATTGGCTATTTGTTGCGTCTCCTTCAAGCCATGATCCTGGTTCTGGTAGGATTTTTGTGGAATCTCCTGATGGCTTTTGGAGGCTATTGGATTCTGAAGAG GCGTTTGATGCACTATCCACATCGTTGGATATGCGTGGCATTAGGGAATCTCATCTGCATATAATGTTGCAGAAGATTGAGGTTCCTTTCCGTGAACGTGTCCGGAAGAATTTGTCATTTAATTGTATTGAAGGGAAAGAAGGAATGAAAACTGGAGATGAACTTGCTGAAGTAAGTTCTAGTCCAGGTTGTAATTCTGGTCTTGACAGTCCAAGTAGTACAGTGTGTGGTATGAACTCCGATTCATTGGAACCGTCATCCTCATTCAAAATTGAGTTAGGGAGAAatgaaacagagagagagaatgCACTGAAAAGGTATgaagattttcaaatttggaTGTGGAGGGAATGCTTCAATTCCTCTGTTTTGCGTTCCTTGACTTATGGAAAGAATAGGTGCACACCGCTATTAGGAACATGCCACCTCTGTTTTGATTCTTACATGAATGTAGAGTGCCATGGCCATTCCTGCCATACAACCAGTAAGGTTGGTAATAAAGAAGGCTTAGTCGAACAGACAATTCATGAAGAAAAAGTGAAAGTTGAGCCATTGAATTTTGGTGGTTCAAATTCTTCTCATCCTCTCAGAATCCGGTTGATCAAGGTGTTGTTAAATTCCCTTGAG GCTTCTGTTCCACACAATGCCCTTCAATCTTCTTGGACAGGAGACTTGAGGAAGATCTGGGCCGCAAAGCTTCTAAATGCATCACGCACTGATGATCTCTTACAG ATTCTGACACAATTTGAGGGTGCCATAAAACGTGATTATTTATCATCAAGTTTTGAGACAACAGAGGAGTTGTTGTGTTATTGTGCCTCATCAAAAGTTTCTGGCTATGATTTTGCTCATCGTGGATCAGTTTCTCAACTTCCTTGGATACCGCAAACCACTTCTGCTGTGGCTCTCAGGTTATTGGAGCTTGACACTTCAATTTTACACGGTCAACATGAGAAGCCCAAGCTTCCTGATGAAAAGAAAGTGGAGAATTTGATA AAGGTTCcctcaaaatattcaaatacaggGGATACTCAAAAAGTTCCAACAACGGATTCGAAGCGGGATAAACAGCAGCTGAAAGAAGAAACTTGGGACTATACAGGCAATGCATCTGGCAGCTCTGATTATAAGCAAGTCATTCGTGGGCGGGGAAGTGGTCGTCCTCGTGGAAGGTGGCCGAAAGGATTTGCTGGATCTGTATCGGAATCCGGAAGACGAAGTTTAAAACATGGTGGGACATTGACCGAGGCTCTAATGCAGCAGGGAGAGAGATCATATGGACACAAACATGGACGAGGTCGCAGAACTGTTAGGAAGAGGAGGACTGAGAAAAAATTCTCTGAGGAGACGTTGCCAGGTCGTTTAGGTGATAGGGGCAGCATTAGAATTGTGTCAGGATTACCAAGACACACAGCTGGTGCAGAGAGAGTTGTAAATAAAAACGTCGGAGAGACAGAAGACAACAGTAACAGCACGGATGACGGTGTTGATTCGGATGACAATGCACCTGAAACTACATATGATTTCGGAAAATGGGACGCTGGTTTTACTGTTGCTCCTCACAGAAACAGTGAAATGATGGAAATGAGTGACGAGGAGGGGGATGATAGTGAGGATGATAATGGCGGTGATGAAGATGGTGAAGGAGATATAGGCATAAATGATTATGATTCTGATAGACAGGGCGACGATAATGTTGATGATGAAGGCTCCGACTCCTTGGTGTCTGGAGATTACAGTGATTGA
- the LOC113726073 gene encoding homeobox-DDT domain protein RLT1 isoform X1, which produces MDAGSDGEGNSIRNLNQSPSEGQKKPKRQMKTPFQLEVLEKTYENETYPSEATRAVLMEKLGLTDRQLQMWFCHRRLKDKKEAAGMAAMKPRSAAGSVGKRGLMDSPRDEMMIAEPGSEHLSSSGSGSSEFDNGDEMPMVPIRYFESPRTVLERRVIACVEAQLGEPLREDGPILGVEFDELPPGAFGAPIVTAEHRERYRHSYDNKPYGSYDTKQIKAVPSSHQESAEPKIRSDAYGQVAPPYLYDSPVAGPAGKTLPLMQGNGHLSRDYGLEGQASSASILSQQGRQGHLPSPPTHDAFISNNEDVMQMERKRKGDEARIEREVQAQEKRIRKELEKQDLLRRKREEQMKKEMEKQDRERKKEELRMMREQQRKEERCQREEKREMERREKFMQKELLRAERKKQKEELRREKEAARQKAAMERAAARRIAKESLELIEDERLELMELAASSKGLSSIVSLDYDTLQGLESFRESLCKFPPESVKLKKPFAVRPWIDSEDNVGKLLMVWRFCITFADVLGLWPFTLDEFIQALHDYDSRLLGEIHIALLRMIIKDIEDVVRTPSGGPGTNQYSAVNPEGGHPHIVEGAYVWGFDIRTWQKHLNPLTWPEILRQFALSAGFGPQLKKKSTERGGLNDSETKGCEDIVSALRNGSAAENAVAIMQEKGFSLQRKSRHRLTPGTVKFAAYHVLALEGSKGLNVLELADKIQKSGLRDLTTSKTPEASISVALSRDPILFERIAPSTYNVRPAYRKDPADAEAIISAAREKIQRFVNGVLTGQNAEDEERDDDSDCDVAEGPEVDDLGTPSEANKIGEGCNEAGTCSGNGKDNLSDDIAVENEFGSDAAGASNSDQAAEIDESRSGEPWVQGLTEGEYSELSVEERLNALVILVGIANEGNSIRVILEDRLDAANAIKKQMWTEAQLDKRRMKEEIITKFSESNYGATAMEGSQSPLGLVDNRNGEASLDLMEKDEPAGGLDNAHNHVDTLAIEKSSFTNDASFAQISNSIQQNNFTAERSRMQMKAFIGHIAEEMYVYRSLPLGSDRRRNRYWLFVASPSSHDPGSGRIFVESPDGFWRLLDSEEAFDALSTSLDMRGIRESHLHIMLQKIEVPFRERVRKNLSFNCIEGKEGMKTGDELAEVSSSPGCNSGLDSPSSTVCGMNSDSLEPSSSFKIELGRNETERENALKRYEDFQIWMWRECFNSSVLRSLTYGKNRCTPLLGTCHLCFDSYMNVECHGHSCHTTSKVGNKEGLVEQTIHEEKVKVEPLNFGGSNSSHPLRIRLIKVLLNSLEASVPHNALQSSWTGDLRKIWAAKLLNASRTDDLLQILTQFEGAIKRDYLSSSFETTEELLCYCASSKVSGYDFAHRGSVSQLPWIPQTTSAVALRLLELDTSILHGQHEKPKLPDEKKVENLIKVPSKYSNTGDTQKVPTTDSKRDKQQLKEETWDYTGNASGSSDYKQVIRGRGSGRPRGRWPKGFAGSVSESGRRSLKHGGTLTEALMQQGERSYGHKHGRGRRTVRKRRTEKKFSEETLPGRLGDRGSIRIVSGLPRHTAGAERVVNKNVGETEDNSNSTDDGVDSDDNAPETTYDFGKWDAGFTVAPHRNSEMMEMSDEEGDDSEDDNGGDEDGEGDIGINDYDSDRQGDDNVDDEGSDSLVSGDYSD; this is translated from the exons ATGGATGCGGGTTCCGATGGAGAGGGTAATAGTATTAGGAATTTGAATCAGAGTCCATCCGAGGGGCAGAAGAAGCCTAAACGTCAGATGAAGACCCCTTTTCAATTGGAAGTCCTCGAGAAAACCTATGAAA ATGAGACTTACCCATCAGAGGCGACGAGAGCAGTGCTAATGGAAAAGCTGGGTTTAACAGACAGGCAGTTGCAAATGTGGTTTTGTCACAGGAGATTGAAAGACAAGAAGGAGGCAGCAGGAATGGCAGCAATGAAACCGCGATCTGCCGCTGGTTCAGTTGGGAAAAGGGGTTTGATGGACTCACCTCGGGATGAAATGATGATAGCTGAGCCCGGTAGTGAGCATTTGTCAAGTTCGGGGTCAGGATCCAGCGAATTTGATAATGGGGATGAAATGCCAATGGTGCCAATAAGATATTTTGAATCACCTAGGACTGTATTGGAGCGCAGGGTAATTGCTTGTGTAGAGGCACAATTGGGAGAACCATTACGGGAAGATGGCCCAATTCTTGGCGTGgagtttgatgaattgcctcCTGGTGCCTTTGGGGCACCCATTG TGACAGCTGAGCATCGGGAGCGGTACAGGCATTCTTATGATAACAAGCCATATGGGTCATATGACACGAAGCAAATCAAA GCTGTACCCAGTAGTCATCAAGAATCTGCTGAGCCTAAGATTAGATCTGATGCTTATGGACAAGTTGCCCCTCCTTACCTCTATGATTCACCAGTTGCTGGTCCAGCTGGCAAAACCTTGCCATTAATGCAAGGAAATGGACATTTGTCTAGGGATTATGGTCTGGAAGGTCAGGCATCAAGTGCTAGCATCTTGTCTCAGCAAGGCAGGCAGGGACATTTGCCTTCGCCTCCGACGCATGATGCCTTCATTTCAAATAATGAAGATGTTATGCAGATGGAGCGGAAGCGCAAG GGTGATGAAGCCAGAATTGAACGGGAAGTTCAAGCCCAGGAAAAAAGGATCAGGAAAGAGCTAGAGAAGCAAGATCTTTTAAGGAGAAAg AGAGAGGAACaaatgaagaaggaaatggaaaaacaagaccgtgaaagaaagaaagaagaactgAGGATGATGAGAGAGCAGCAAAGGAAGGAGGAAAGATGTCAGCGTGAAGAGAAACGTGAGATGGAACGAAGAGAGAAGTTTATGCAGAAGGAACTTTTGCGG GCTGAGAGGAAGAAGCAGAAAGAAGAGCTTCGGAGAGAGAAGGAAGCAGCAAGACAAAAAGCTGCAATGGAGAGGGCAGCAGCCCGTAGAATTGCTAAAGAGTCTCTGGAGCTAATTGAGGATGAGCGGTTAGAATTAATGGAGTTGGCTGCTAGTAGCAAAGGATTATCCTCGATAGTATCTCTTGATTATGACACGTTGCAAGGCCTTGAGTCATTCCGAG AATCTTTATGTAAATTTCCTCCTGAGTCTGTGAAATTGAAGAAGCCTTTTGCTGTTCGACCTTGGATTGATTCAGAGGACAATGTGGGGAAACTACTCATG GTTTGGAGATTCTGCATTACTTTTGCTGATGTTCTAGGACTTTGGCCCTTTACCCTTGATGAATTTATCCAGGCTTTACATGATTAT GATTCAAGGCTGCTGGGTGAGATACACATTGCTCTTTTGAGAATGATCATAAAAGATATCGAAGATGTTGTAAGAACACCGTCTGGTGGGCCTGGAACAAATCAGTATAGTGCTGTTAATCCTGAAGGCGGACATCCCCACATAGTTGAAGGG GCATATGTTTGGGGTTTTGACATACGTACTTGGCAGAAGCACTTGAATCCACTTACGtggcctgaaattttgcggCAATTTGCACTTTCAGCTGGATTTGGTCCACAACTCAAGAAAAAGAGTACAGAACGTGGGGGCTTGAATGACAGTGAG ACCAAAGGTTGTGAGGACATAGTTTCTGCTCTTCGAAATGGATCAGCAGCTGAAAATGCTGTTGCAATTATGCAAGAAAAAGGGTTTTCCCTTCAGCGCAAATCTAGGCATCGGTTAACTCCTGGAACGGTGAAATTTGCTGCTTACCATGTGCTTGCCCTTGAGGGAAGCAAGGGATTGAATGTTTTAGAGCTTGCAGACAAGATTCAG AAATCTGGACTTCGTGATCTAACAACAAGCAAGACACCGGAGGCATCTATTTCCGTTGCCCTGTCAAGGGACCCAATACTTTTTGAAAGAATTGCTCCTTCAACCTATAATGTGCGACCTGCTTATAGGAAGGACCCTGCTGATGCTGAGGCTATAATTTCAGCAGCAAGGGAGAAGATACAGAGATTTGTGAATGGTGTTTTAACCGGGCAAAACGCTGAGGATGAAGAAAGAGATGATGATTCTGATTGTGATGTGGCTGAGGGTCCAGAAGTTGATGATTTGGGTACTCCATCCGAGGCAAACAAAATTGGTGAGGGTTGCAATGAAGCTGGAACTTGCTCTGGGAATGGAAAGGATAACCTTTCGGATGACATCGCTGTAGAAAATGAATTTGGTTCTGATG CTGCAGGAGCAAGTAATTCTGACCAGGCAGCTGAGATTGATGAAAGTAGGTCTGGGGAGCCATGGGTTCAAGGACTTACTGAAGGAGAATACTCTGAATTATCTGTGGAGGAGCGCCTCAATGCTCTTGTTATCTTGGTTGGCATTGCAAACGAAGGGAATTCTATCCGTGTAATCCTTGAG GATCGACTGGATGCAGCCAATGCGATCAAGAAGCAGATGTGGACTGAAGCACAGTTGGATAAGAGGCGCATGAAAGAAGAGATTATAACTAAGTTTAGTGAATCTAATTATGGTGCTACTGCCATGGAGGGCAGCCAAAGCCCATTAGGTTTAGTCGATAATAGAAATGGTGAAGCATCACTAGATCTCATGGAGAAGGATGAGCCTGCTGGTGGGTTGGACAATGCTCATAATCACGTTGACACTCTTGCCATAGAAAAGAGTTCTTTCACCAATGACGCTTCTTTTGCCCAGATTAGTAACTCAATCCAGCAAAACAATTTCACAGCAGAGAGGTCACGCATGCAGATGAAAGCTTTTATTGGACATATAGCAGAAGAGATGTATGTTTACAGGTCCCTACCTCTTGGCTCAGATAGAAGGCGTAACCGTTATTGGCTATTTGTTGCGTCTCCTTCAAGCCATGATCCTGGTTCTGGTAGGATTTTTGTGGAATCTCCTGATGGCTTTTGGAGGCTATTGGATTCTGAAGAG GCGTTTGATGCACTATCCACATCGTTGGATATGCGTGGCATTAGGGAATCTCATCTGCATATAATGTTGCAGAAGATTGAGGTTCCTTTCCGTGAACGTGTCCGGAAGAATTTGTCATTTAATTGTATTGAAGGGAAAGAAGGAATGAAAACTGGAGATGAACTTGCTGAAGTAAGTTCTAGTCCAGGTTGTAATTCTGGTCTTGACAGTCCAAGTAGTACAGTGTGTGGTATGAACTCCGATTCATTGGAACCGTCATCCTCATTCAAAATTGAGTTAGGGAGAAatgaaacagagagagagaatgCACTGAAAAGGTATgaagattttcaaatttggaTGTGGAGGGAATGCTTCAATTCCTCTGTTTTGCGTTCCTTGACTTATGGAAAGAATAGGTGCACACCGCTATTAGGAACATGCCACCTCTGTTTTGATTCTTACATGAATGTAGAGTGCCATGGCCATTCCTGCCATACAACCAGTAAGGTTGGTAATAAAGAAGGCTTAGTCGAACAGACAATTCATGAAGAAAAAGTGAAAGTTGAGCCATTGAATTTTGGTGGTTCAAATTCTTCTCATCCTCTCAGAATCCGGTTGATCAAGGTGTTGTTAAATTCCCTTGAG GCTTCTGTTCCACACAATGCCCTTCAATCTTCTTGGACAGGAGACTTGAGGAAGATCTGGGCCGCAAAGCTTCTAAATGCATCACGCACTGATGATCTCTTACAG ATTCTGACACAATTTGAGGGTGCCATAAAACGTGATTATTTATCATCAAGTTTTGAGACAACAGAGGAGTTGTTGTGTTATTGTGCCTCATCAAAAGTTTCTGGCTATGATTTTGCTCATCGTGGATCAGTTTCTCAACTTCCTTGGATACCGCAAACCACTTCTGCTGTGGCTCTCAGGTTATTGGAGCTTGACACTTCAATTTTACACGGTCAACATGAGAAGCCCAAGCTTCCTGATGAAAAGAAAGTGGAGAATTTGATA AAGGTTCcctcaaaatattcaaatacaggGGATACTCAAAAAGTTCCAACAACGGATTCGAAGCGGGATAAACAGCAGCTGAAAGAAGAAACTTGGGACTATACAGGCAATGCATCTGGCAGCTCTGATTATAAGCAAGTCATTCGTGGGCGGGGAAGTGGTCGTCCTCGTGGAAGGTGGCCGAAAGGATTTGCTGGATCTGTATCGGAATCCGGAAGACGAAGTTTAAAACATGGTGGGACATTGACCGAGGCTCTAATGCAGCAGGGAGAGAGATCATATGGACACAAACATGGACGAGGTCGCAGAACTGTTAGGAAGAGGAGGACTGAGAAAAAATTCTCTGAGGAGACGTTGCCAGGTCGTTTAGGTGATAGGGGCAGCATTAGAATTGTGTCAGGATTACCAAGACACACAGCTGGTGCAGAGAGAGTTGTAAATAAAAACGTCGGAGAGACAGAAGACAACAGTAACAGCACGGATGACGGTGTTGATTCGGATGACAATGCACCTGAAACTACATATGATTTCGGAAAATGGGACGCTGGTTTTACTGTTGCTCCTCACAGAAACAGTGAAATGATGGAAATGAGTGACGAGGAGGGGGATGATAGTGAGGATGATAATGGCGGTGATGAAGATGGTGAAGGAGATATAGGCATAAATGATTATGATTCTGATAGACAGGGCGACGATAATGTTGATGATGAAGGCTCCGACTCCTTGGTGTCTGGAGATTACAGTGATTGA